The following nucleotide sequence is from Aedes aegypti strain LVP_AGWG chromosome 3, AaegL5.0 Primary Assembly, whole genome shotgun sequence.
GTGCTTCGTTTGaaaatcctctatcgattcacacggACAGAACTGttaaaagctttttggaaacgtttttacaacgctttgAACAggtcttgtcagtgtgactattgtcggcaggcTTGAATTCTTCGGCAGCTTCTCCATTACAACTGCAGTTGAATCTTTTCGGCAGCTCCAAACCAGCCGCATTTTGAGGCAAATTTATTGTAATGGATCACATCTTTGGCGAAATTGTatgttcagtctcggaaatctcgtcagtgggaagcagacagaacaaagaatcatctgaatgtattcattagtgtgttttgatggaaaaatattgtgtatttggcgtttgaaatttggttgccggaGCCGGGAATTACCCTATTATAAATAACTGAAATGCACTGATATGTGttaaattttaatataaaattgttaaaaataaacaaatgtaaacatatTCACAACATATATAACACATtatgatatatttttattttaatatattctgccaagttatctttatttatttgcaatgaaaaTTACTTTGATTTGCCTAAGCCAATAAgatctgataaaaaaaattgagcttTGGACCGCCGTTTAGATGCATTTCGATTTAATGTCTGTAAGATTTGGttgtagatttgttggatactattCAATTCTCTAAAAGTAAATAccaaacataatagttcacaaaaatatgttctcataagcttggcacagatgtttagatacaaattggtCACTGTATAAATGGTAATTACTAGGATCAATAAAATGCACTCAACATGATTATCCAATTCGATCGTTTCAAAATAAGGTTTAAAATGATGCATTTTTCTTAAATCTCTTTGATATAGTAGCCACATAATAGCCGATTTCGGAAACTAAAAGCACAGCACCAtattcacccgacctgacccagtaaccAGTCGGAATAACTTCAGCCACAGAAACATTCCCGAGTTGATCTGGCCACTTTTTGAAACTATACGAGTATTCtgacaaaaatattgtttatttatttatttatgagcGGTGAGAGAGAATTTcagatgtttttaatttcactcaggcctataggGGTtattttttaagccattttaatattGATCCGTTTTATACTCCCGTGCAAAACTTTCGACCATTTAAAGGCAAACTAAAGTGGTTCGCGAGTGAACGTGTTTTAAATGACAACACGCTTTTTTTTCGCTTACTTACATGAATTTGCAATTCAGCCGAAACATATTTTTAGTACAAATTCGGAGGATTAGTGTCATAATTAAGTGTGATAATGATCACGGTGAATCTTGGTATCTAGAGCAAGGGCTTAATTAGTTATAAGTGACAGACCAATTTCCAAAGGAGAATGTGCTGTGGTTTTCTAGACGTTCCAGCTTTTAGTGATATTAGGTTACAACGCATTGGCACGGAAGCTTGCGATTGCCTCCACACTGGAACCGGAACGGTCATCTTTAACAACAGTTACCCGATTTTGGGATTCGGTGAGTTTGCTCCATACAAGGTTCCATGATACTCTCAAGTTTTGTTTAAAAGAGCATAGTTTAATCGTAATAACTGCTACGGTAGCGATtcgtttgttttatttgtaaaatcgGCTATCGTCGGTTCGGGAtcgcatgagcatgagcatgattgaccgcccacagatgctactccgttattgcaagaacagctgtacttacacagggaaccaacagacactactcgggatcagtagcatcctcaatgtgtaagtactggtgctctcattattataacaagcaataacggcgccagctgcgcccgaatgcaggtcaatttggggatgggagggaaatgttgacgtgttacttgctttatggaaaccgaggagtcctctgcacttccacaagtagacactgggagtttggatatgggaaaggtttgggtaaaggattcattttggtaaacgataaagggatggtacacaaattatgtcacggttaattccaacttttttgaccaccccccccccccttttacatgttttttgtatgagtcctccgaaaattttgtaaggcttgtcacgcttggcttgaccacctccccccccccttggagcgtaacgtaatttgtgcatgaccccaaatatataatttgaaatgaatgcgactaaccggattcgcgatattactcgacaAAAGCATTGaccgccgaacaagtgttcatcgctcgccccacaggagcaagcgacaagatcaacggatcaaacactactaacgcgatccgCGATACTATTTCACCTTGgtacgcgaacgacgcgcgacatgtttgatcctgccctcgtcgcccaCCACCGGCTGTCGTCGGTTCGTGATCACGCATAAACCGGGTAGAGCGCCTTTGGAAGAAAATACGTTTCGAATTTGCTACAGTTTCAACATCGTCTCCGTTTGAAACGTTTTTTTAACGTGTagggcaaatttaaattttttttcttaccttCTGTTTTGGAAAAATCAGATGACCCTAAAAGGATTTACGCGCAAGGTTTTTATTTTCTGCCAGTATTGAAACTTTAATACTTTCACTGAGGATCGGTTATGCAAAAAATCGCAGAGAAGAAAACTTTTCGATTCGCGCACTACAATGagcatatcttttttttttatttagttacaCGTCAACTTATTTACGCGATTTtatgtctttatttttttttagaagacCATGGAGGGATCTGATCTGCTTTCAAATTATTACTGAGCAGATATTTAGAGCTTTCTCTGTTCATGTTTATCTCGGTTTATAGTACTATTCGAAACGAAATAATGTATATAATAAataatacaaatatattctcttttgattgccggcattcaaaagataaaactaaaaaaaaaacctaaacaaCAATTGCCCTCGGTCTATTgccagcttttcaggcgaatcctgaacATATACCTACCCCAActcccaactccgtagcacttatgacgGCGTCGtggagtcggtggcctctcattaagtaagtgctacatcaacatttccttcccctatcccaagttacggtaaagatgggcgtggccgggaatagcgatattcatgcttttggtATTCTTGTTCAAGATTGGATCAAGGATTATTCCCGGACCTTGATCTTGAAAGCAGTCAGGATAAGATTATCAAAGAGAAACATAAATGTTGCttgtatccaatctacgaagtatagcGTAagtacgctaacgctaacgctaaccctttaaaagcaaacaaaagtgttttgtccatatttttggaattacATGAAACTCTTTTTGGCTCAATCGAAGGCAACGAGATAATCCTACTTCGTAGGTACtttgataaaaacattttttgaaatttgtttgctAAATTTCTACTTGAAATTGTGACAAATCCCCAAAAAACATGGCTATTTTTCTTACCAttggattgaccaaaattttaaagtagTGGGGCATTCGAATCACAATCTCATAATCTTTGAAACATTTTAGCGAAAACTTAAACAGTGATCCCAGCATGCATTCGTGTATTGAGTAAGTTCTAGTGAACTCAAGCTTATGTATGATGACTTGAGTCActgttttaatgatttttaacaGCATTTCATATTGTTTCGGCAAAAGTTTGCAAGTGCTTTTCAAAGATTATGTGATAATGGTTCTAAAGCAGTACCGATATGGAATTTGAAGTAACCCTGAGTAAATGTTTATCGGCgttattttcgaaaaatgtcacaacttcaagtaaaaatgtaattcaaaaacttcaaaaaatatatttgttaaaATACCTACCATGTTGATTCGAATTGCCGGATGCTTCGAAAGTCGGGCACTATCCTTTTTAATGGTATTTCTGGACTAAATTCCTTTTTTACTCTTGCTTTGAGTCTATAATAACGACGTCTTCTAGATTCTTCATTCGTTTAAGTtaatgaaataataatttttgggTGAATTAATGCTGGTGTCCATAATTCAAAGTGTCCTGATAGTTTCAATGAACGCTGTAGGAAGTAAATTTAACTAATTGCCTTTCGAATAAGCCGTAGATTGCTTCAATTAGACTTgtcccagagatatggacaaaacacatTTGTGTGTTTATGAGGGGTTGAACCTAAACTTTTTCACGAGAATGTATAATAAAACCCAATAGCAGAAGATAGTAGGAATACTACTTTAAGAGCTTTGTTAAAGCTATGTTGGTCCAACTTGCTCAGATCACCCGAGCAGCAACGATGGAACCATCACCAGACACCAGAAAGACAAATTGCTCGATATCTTGAAGGTCTATTTCCAACAAGAAAGCTGACATTGCTAATGATAGGGATTACGAAAATGAAGTTAATGAGCGAAAAACGATGCCGGCAGGATGAAGAATGGGAGCGACCATAACGAGCAAAGTGGAAGCTGCTTGCCGTAATGAATTTCGTCCACTTTGACATTCACTTTCACCACTAATAAGACGGTGGCTGTTGGATCGATCAATCAGGTTCAAATCAAACGAAAGAAAATCTTACATTGCTCCAAATTTGCGACCATCGTGGATAATGAATGGCACCAATTATCGTCAATTGATTATGTGAGGCGTTTTGCGCTGATTTGTTTCATGACCTGGACAAATTACCACGCGACATAATCGAAGCAGCATAAATAAGAAATCGAAACCGTTAATTAAATTTACCCAAACGTAATAAAGAAAAACAACCCATTTCGCGAATGACCCTTCGATGCTCGGTTCATTCGCGAGGTTTCGCTTCAAAATCATAACCAATCATTTCGATCCACAATAGCGAAACATTTTAATTAATACGAAAAGCACTAACGAAAATCATTGCTGCATATTTCGATCCACTATCCAAAAGTGCGCGCCCTCCATTGGCGCTAATTGGAAAGGGGAACCAACTTATACTGCTGACCGTTGCACAGAGGAGCACCTAGTACAAATTCGTggccataatttcaaatttgaaaaattgagatttttaaccccgttatatttttgaaacatagCTAATAGTATTCCGCATGTTGTGGCTACATTGAAAAGATGTCATATaaccttgaaaaaatgttaaaagagttgaaagaagagggttttttattttttttttaatttgtttatattCTATAATCAGAATTATTGTTTACATGtgacattttttccaaaataaacatatattttttactgaactTTTTGTTTACGAATACAAACAGAGCTTctgcataaaattttccaaaaaaacatgttttgtttgtttattttctaGGCAATTTTGCACAAAAAACTTTTAGTCATTTTTCGTAAACTTCGGTATTGAAAAAGTTACCTTATACGGCAATATCCGGCAAAGTTTTGACCACAGTGTGAAACTTATATATGTTATCTATCAGTTACAGCATAAAACTCTTCCGCATAATTCCGCACTTGAAATTTTAAGccttttgaaaatatcaatttttatcattttttttcgaatatttttgccCGTTTTGCAATAACCTTCTATCACTAATCAATTGAAGTGCATGTTCTTGATGCGTTTGTTCAATGTGATGTTCGTGAAAACtgtaatttaaacatatttctttTATTTGCATAACTGACTTAAGTAAAATTGTTAATTTCATATATGACGTATATCACAGTTTTTAGACATGACATCGCCAAATCAGATTTGgcaagtttttaaaataaatagtaATGCTTTGTAAAAGACGCAATGGTGCCATGGTTCAAAACTCCATGTCtttaaacttcttcttcttcttcttggaattacgtcctcactgggaaagagcctgcgtctcagcaatgagcacttccacagttattaagatCACATTAATAGGTTTTCAGGAACTTCGTGATTTCGGCTGAAATAGATAATTTTTCCCGATTTGTTTTATATGTTTTctttaatgttgacaatgccaaactaCTGGttacaggaaaacaagtacgacggtggttttagtgctgaaaataatCCCTAAAATTAAAACTGGAGggattccatttcggggtgaaattgaacacttgtcaatgcgattattgtatgtttttgaaattactctacataccgtaatttcgggtgaaattgttcatttttcagggtttttcttgtctgatttctataatgttggcaatgccaaacaactgaatgcagaaaatcaagtacgaaggtgagcctcattggctcaagtaccgaaattttctaacaaaagtaattttagtgctaaaaaatgtctcttaaataaaaaatcgggtgaTGTCATTTTGGGGTgcaattgatcacttatcaatgcgattattgttagttttcaaaacaactctgcataataaatttgatctcccggaatccgaatatgcttgctaaattcttaaccatacaatatttatagaaataattaataattaaatttcaagaattacggagaaaacgcctaaatgtatgcaatttcgtaatgaatttcttgatatctaacagaaattcgattatttcaaccaaatgagcgaattggtacgaattttggttatgaaatctggtttggggatatatcttaattattctcacaaactttcaaGATGCATGGTataaatgttcaaatccttgtctagaactagaagtttagagATGTTAGTCAATACTGCATCatacatgattttggaatttttcattattttcatagaaagacacattctttaacgcaaaaaaacttcataacacacaatttgacaatacttacgacaaacaacgttcattcactgcaggttacattgatatttgtgctccattaggaagaaataaaatcgagtgacacggtgatcaatttcaccctactgatcaatttcacccgaatttacggtacttaaTTCCGGCTCCCTGAATACGATTATGCttcccaaattaaaaaaaaaaactatatttctGGAAATAATTTAAACAGGAATTTTGCGGAAAACGCCTTAATGTAGGCAATTCAGAAAAAAGTTTCCTGATCAATGTCTAACCGATAgtgaattatttcaacaaaatgagctCATTGGTACGAGTTGAAaaattttgaccagcatacacaaaaaaaaaacattttttcaaaccctCCTTTTCTTATaaacgttcaaaactgcaaaaccattcatattttataTTGCAGTACCAAATTATCTCcgatgcataaaaattgaaaaacaaggtcatcaaaaaacaaattccggataatcgagtctaaaatctcggataatcgaatcccggataatcgagtcaccggataatcgagtccgacctgtatctaAAGGATTCTCAATGGACTTAAAAGTTGTATGtaaaaatttatcatttatGTCATGATTTTATATTCATCGGAATAGGAAATGTTCCAGCTGTCAAATGTTTACCTAATTATGCTGTCAAATTTTCACCTTATTATTTTCACCTAATTATAAAGGAACTCTTATGAATATTCGTCtactttttcattaaaattttaagacTGATGGGCTTAGGCTGACTCATAGTTTTGTTGATGCGATTCACATTTACAAAATATAGAAAGTCAAAATTTCGTTCGTgatatcttgaaatttttggaTCAGATTTTTTGTATAAATGAGGCATCCATAAATTTTTTGCAAGAGACATGAAGAAATCGTTTCAGATAAAACATACTAGTCAATTTTATTATTCCATtaaaaagaaattttatttcatgaatTCCAAATGCAATATTGCATTGTATTCTTTTAGAAGAAaaagaataattgaaaatgaaTTTCTAAGCATACGTACAACCAATGTTTGAGCGGAAATATCCAATAACTGTTAAATTTCTAATTATTCATCGATTGCTTACCCTCTTGCGAGCTAGATGCGCATCAACTTATGACGTACAAATCTATTATCCATCTGTTGCAAGAATATTGCTGATCAAAAATGAACTCAAAAACTGTTAGTCTtcaacggtatttttttttcgatacgaATACTCACTGATATGTAAATAATTGTTCTGAAACGGTTCGAAATTAATCCTAATtgagttataacagttttttggTCAATATTAAAGTATGAGCAGACCATTTAgggtaaaaaataattttggccatGATTTACCCAAATTACTCTTGTGTGCGTTGGCCAAACGACCTGTGCCCGGAAAAGAATGACCTGCTGGCGGCCATCAATACCAAGAGCGGTCGTTGGCTGCCAGAGTTTTGGCGGATTGGTGGCGCCAGGATTCCGCATCAACGGCTAAAACGTTGCATTCAATATCCGATCGGAATCCGATTTTGGGTTCACTGAGTACGAATGGAAATTTCCAGGTCGCAATTTATATGATTTGAGAGGCGCCATAAGTGCCAGGCAAGCGAACCGAAGAAAAAGGTGCCACGGATATCTGCCGTTTCCGGTTTCGATGCGGTGCAATTGTTGGAGTATGTGGTCGGTTTCATAATGCTCAGTAaaagcaaataaatttgctACGAACCAGTCAGTGATAATTcttgtagggtaagtgttcctttagttgtgggtgttcctatagttgcggtagtgccgctTTCACTAATTGTATTAcattaaccacagaaccgacactgccaatcgacgcattggcttgttgatatacggaatagttgaaaagagcgttcaaatagctttaaaactgatgaaacacaactaaatttgctaaaactttagttgcttgtaccaatagttgcggtaaagtgttcctatagtggaggatcccataagaaaacaacggataccgcaactataggaacacaaattaaaaatataccgcaactaaaggaacagtgtaccaatagtggaggtattgtttttcactgacatgccgtggattactgcgatgaaaccatttttctcattaggtcaatggtcgttacttcccgttacaacatcaacatATACATTAAATGCACATCTTGAATTTGGGcgtttaaatgaagttcaatcgtgcttagtacctccactattggtacatctaccctagcaCCTTTCGATGACACTGAATGAAACTTTCAAGCACCCTGCAGTGTGTTTCATAATTGAACGGGGTGAATATAAATTTAACAGAGGTCATCTTTTTGGATGGAATTGCAAATGTCCTGAGAAGAAATTCATTATATCTTGGAGAgacgaaaattaaattattgtcCCAGTCCTAGAAGATCCTAGAACACTCTGTGACAaaccatttttgtttgtttctacatcaatagggcgatattaaaaactgaaaaggcaatagatggctctttttcaatggtagtaaaaacgaaatcctgaagcaaagaaagcaccacggaagatgaactaaacacaaaaagttatgtattcactttacacttgatttctaatcactatttttttgatccagtttgctaattgcaagtaattcacgatttccattattttccatacgttttgacagttccccgactaccattcttccatgcgcttgtgttgaaagtttgagaaatttgagaatccagcgtagcgcgatcagtgggtgacatacaaacaacagtgtcgtcgttcggcggccggtaagagaatctgaatgttcgaaaggttgttgtctgtaatttttgccgctggcgccaactgttagcgtttgagaacaaaataaacagtcggtACCCTATTAGCTTGACAAAACTTCGCCTACAAAACGTCATTAATTTTCTTGGTTTATGATCGCCTCTTTCCATCTTCGGATTCTACCCGCGCTCTCCAGGTGCACCATTCCACCTAGCTCGCAGTACCACACGCCTTCTTGTTACGATCGGATTCGAAGCGAGAACCGTCTTGACAGCATTCTTTCAACATGCCAtgtccagcgtatccttcccACTTTGGCTACGTTCAtacttcgccgccacacatcgTTCTCCTGCACGTCACAGAAAATAGTCATTGGCAGATGGCTTATGAAAACTTCAAGAGATAGAAGgttctcctcgagcatagttcaGTCATATGTCATATATCGTTTCGTACATCGTTCATTTCGTACATGGTTCGAAGTGAATCTTCGCATCGcattgaccgcagtttcttctaaAGCTCATAGTAGACACGACTTTTGGGTCGTTCAAAAATAATGTCCATCATTTGGGAAGGGAGGAGGTCTAAATTAGGGAGTGTGGGAATGCCGCACCACCAACGACTCACATTGCTCATGCATTGTACTTGAGCCATTCTcgctgaattgctcaagtggtgtacataATGCACATAAATTACGCTTGGtttcagacccttatctccccgctTACAGcttttcttcggggaggggcctgTACATATAGCACAGCACATATAGCaaaagtagcctaggcaaactgcttcccCTAGCCGACtttaacaatgttacaagggactaGCCTTGACATgactaatcctctgcagccaactctcgGTCGGCGCTTCAATTCTAGCATAATGTGAGTAACAGCCgtaatgagcctatgcatgacGGCGTAGTCGACTGCCGAGTCGACATACaattgacttttactgtgcgccctgtttacaacacattttttgttTAGCATTCGTGTTTacaaacaaattgaaaataacaCAATTCGCtgtttccgatttttttttcgtgatttcgTTTATATTTGTCCCGCgcgtccgaaaaaaaaaaataagtttccgTGATTTTGTGCATATTTGTCCCGTGTGTTCCATAAGCTTGTTCTACAACCGTGTCCACGTCGTTGTTTATGCTTAACAATGATTGCATCAGCTAATTTGTGCTCAGTTGGAACCCGCCTCTCTGAGTACGCCAGGAAATTGCCCCAAGAAAATCCGAATGTACGGAAGAGGTAcattcaaaaactaaaaataatcaaGTTTAATGACCCTTATACACTACAACTTCAAACTGAAATGCCAACGACTGTAACTACTGGTCATGTCGTTGACTACCTGTTGAATTTTAAGTCGCCTTATACCGGAGATCCGGTGAAGAACCTCCGCAGTTTGGACGCTTACCGGAAATTCGAGGCAGGTTTCGTACAATCCATGAAAGGAcgattaattgaaaatttctacGTCGTAGTGGGAAAGGTAAGTTTTGAATAAAGTATTTAACTAGAGAAAGTGTTCCGCTTATGGCTATAATGGTTGTatcacccatattgatgtgaagttttgcgaaaaagttacatgtcttctcagtgagaatcgaactcactgagaagacgtgtaactttttcgcaaaacttcacatcaatttgtccatttaattcaattgcaaagtatatgtaatgtttagcttttcggtagttgttaaacttccactcggctggttagccgtaaaccacgattcataatttattaaaaatttgaaaacaaattatcgCGTACCGTCAAACATATTTCACAATAAAACACTAATATAAAAAGATAATTATTTAGTCATAAATCGGTCCTACAATATCTGTCTTACAATTCTATTAGTGGGCACAATTAAAGATGTCATTACAATTACAATAAGGATCTCACCCCTTTCTATATTTTGTAGGTTGCTCATTCAATGCGGCTCAACGAAAAGCCATTGAATCCGTGGGTCATAGTCCAGCGAGAAGGAACAATCATTTCGGCTCACTGTGACTGTGCCGCTGGCATAAGTGAAACGTGTTC
It contains:
- the LOC110678145 gene encoding uncharacterized protein LOC110678145, yielding MIASANLCSVGTRLSEYARKLPQENPNVRKRYIQKLKIIKFNDPYTLQLQTEMPTTVTTGHVVDYLLNFKSPYTGDPVKNLRSLDAYRKFEAGFVQSMKGRLIENFYVVVGKVAHSMRLNEKPLNPWVIVQREGTIISAHCDCAAGISETCSHVSAILYALANLHQLTTDGKNVKIYLN